The following nucleotide sequence is from candidate division WOR-3 bacterium.
GGGCGTTTTTATTAATGATACCCTAATGGGGAACCGGACTGGTCAATTGGATCCCGGGGAAAATGCTTATATCTGGTTTAAATTACGGAACCGAGCCATTAATCCTGCTGATTCTGCCTATTCTATTTCTGGTGTCGTCCGTTCCTCTGATTCTCGGGTTACGCTAATTGATAGCACATTCACCCTGCCGGTGATTCGGAGAAAAGATACCTCAAATACCCGAAGCGCTATGTTAAGAATTTCCGCAAACTCCAGTATTCCACCAAATACTATTGTCCGACTACGAGTTGTGCTTTCTTATCTTGACGATGGCTTTGCGATGAGTCAACCATTGGATTATTCAATTACCATTGGTCCCAATATTGTTTCGGTGGAGGAGGAAAAAGGAGAAGGATATTTCTCTTGCTTCCCAACAATAGTAAGAAAATCTCTGCGTTTATCTTCAAGTTTCTTATCAGGTGGGGATTTCCATTTCCGGATTATTTCGGCTGATGGTCGGATTCTTGAGGAAGGGAGAAAGGAAAACTTACCTAGGGATTTCAATTTGGAAGAGGGTATCTATTTCTTAGAAGTGAAGGATGGTACAAACAAGGAGATAAGGAAGATAGTATTGGTTAAGTAAGGAAATTAAAGAATCTCTCTTTTCATAGCTTATACTGAAATCAGTAAAAAAGAAAGGAAATTACTCCTTACCCCTCTAAAACCTACTTATTTCGTTAGTCGGGTTTTTATTTAATTACCACCAACTTTCCAATTGTGGTTTCTTCTTCGCTTTGGAGACGATAAAAATAAATCCCATTTTTCACTTTCTTTCCTTTTTTGTCGGTTCGGTCCCAGAGGATGGAAGATTTGCCGGCTAATTCTTTAATCACTTTTCCTTCACTATTGTAAATCGTTATCGTTATTGGATTTTCTTTATTCATTAACGAAGAGAAGATAGCAAAATCACTAAGGGGATTGGGATAGACTGTATGCTGGATTTTAGAAATAGGTGTTTCTTCAACTGCTACGAACTCATTTATCTTCTTCTTTGCCCCCTGATAGACGAACTTATTGGAGTCGGGTTGCATATAGTCATCCTGAATGAAAACAACCACTTCGCAGCGGCTTGGATTCCAATCGGTTGAGAGGGTGTAATCGCGATAGCGGGTGATTGTCTGGCCACCAGGGATAGTAACAACTTCCCCGTTCCAATCGGGCAGAAAATCCCTTGCCACATGATTATGCCAGGGGTCATTGTTTGGTCCCAGGTAATAGAGGCTATCTTCCACAATTACAAATTGAATTCTTCCGGTAATGGGTGTAGGGTTCTCATTAGTGAAATCAGCGGTTATTCTGCCAGAGCGGGTAGTTGGGTTGTAGGTTCCACTGACAGTAATTAAAACCGATGCGTCTGCATACATCCGGGCTTCAATCGCTCCCCGCCAGAGATTATAGTTATAACCGGCTCTTGTTCCATCTGCCCAAAGATAAGGGGTAACATAGTACCACTGACCTCCGGAGTAATATGGTGGTGGGTAGTAATACATCCTCTGTCTGGCTTCGTAGGAATAAAGGGGATAAGCGTTGTCAATATGTAATTCAATGGCGGCTACTCGGGTTGGATAATCAGCGACAATCTGGTCCAGCGCACGGCTGGCAGCGGCACAGGAGCCTCAATCTTCCTGATATAGTTCTTCGGCAACTACTATCCTTTCTGCCCCGAAAACAGCAAGGGGGAGAAGGATTAAAAGAGAGATGAGATACTTCATAATTCCTCCTAAAACTTTGCATTATAAGTATCAAAATAAAAAAGTCAATGGAGGCGGCGGGAATTGAACCCGCGTCCGGAGAGTTTGAGGCTTAAGTTCTACATAGATAGTCGGTTTACTATTTCTCGTTAACCCTTTCGCCAACCGACAGGCAAGGGTTAACCAGTCTCAGTATCTCTTAGGTTCTTACCCCTGAGACGCAGGTAAAAACCGCATCACCCAATCTCTAACCCTTTCTTGCCCCGGGTGAAAGGGCAAGAAGAGTTGGCGGTCTTATTATGCCGCCAGTGCGTAGCTGCTGTTGGCAGCTGTTTTTTTTCTCTATCTATCTTTAACGAGGCGATAGAGAGCCTCGCTATGCCCTTAAGCCTCGCAATCACTCCGTCGAACCCATTCGCCCCCACAAAAAATATTATAGGAGAAATAA
It contains:
- a CDS encoding Omp28-related outer membrane protein; translation: MYYYPPPYYSGGQWYYVTPYLWADGTRAGYNYNLWRGAIEARMYADASVLITVSGTYNPTTRSGRITADFTNENPTPITGRIQFVIVEDSLYYLGPNNDPWHNHVARDFLPDWNGEVVTIPGGQTITRYRDYTLSTDWNPSRCEVVVFIQDDYMQPDSNKFVYQGAKKKINEFVAVEETPISKIQHTVYPNPLSDFAIFSSLMNKENPITITIYNSEGKVIKELAGKSSILWDRTDKKGKKVKNGIYFYRLQSEEETTIGKLVVIK